The following coding sequences lie in one Tichowtungia aerotolerans genomic window:
- a CDS encoding NADH-dependent [FeFe] hydrogenase, group A6 produces the protein MSMIELEINGIPVSVEAGTTILDAAEQVGVKIPKLCFHHDLEPWAACGICVVKAEGSPKMLRACATAVAPGMKIITHDPEIVKVRRTVLELTLSTHPNDCLQCGRNGNCELQTLAEEFGIREVPYEKRIAEIPVDNSTGSIVLNPEKCIKCGRCAKVCQDMQGVWALEFIGRGEDTRIAPAADVTLNESPCIKCGQCSAHCPVGAIYENDQTRPVWNALEEGEKHCVVQIAPAVRVAIGEAFGMEPGTLSTGKLYSALRRLGFNAVFDTNFTADLTILEEGSEFVKRVTEGGVLPQITSCCPAWTDYMEKYANDFIDNFSTAKSPQQMLGAMAKSYYAEKAGVAAKDMYVVSIMPCTAKKFEVSRDDNMSSTGFQDVDVALTTRELARMIKQAGIEFTELPEEEADSLLGEYSGAGTIFGVTGGVMEAALRSAYYLITKEDLEDVNFIDCRGLEGVKEAEIDIKGTKIRIAIAHQMGNVEAVLDKVRQAKENGEELPWHFIEVMACRGGCIGGGGQPHGATDEVRLKRTAGIYTDDEKSVQRCSHHNPMITKIYEEFLGEPMSHKAHELLHTGYQERAVYKK, from the coding sequence ATGAGTATGATTGAACTTGAAATCAACGGCATTCCCGTCTCCGTAGAGGCCGGAACCACCATCCTCGACGCGGCCGAACAGGTCGGCGTTAAGATCCCGAAACTCTGTTTTCATCACGACCTGGAACCGTGGGCTGCCTGCGGTATCTGCGTCGTCAAAGCGGAAGGATCCCCGAAAATGCTGCGTGCCTGCGCCACTGCGGTTGCGCCGGGCATGAAGATCATCACCCACGACCCGGAAATCGTTAAAGTTCGCCGGACCGTACTGGAACTCACACTTTCCACGCATCCGAATGACTGCCTGCAGTGCGGACGCAACGGAAACTGCGAGCTGCAGACGCTGGCCGAAGAGTTCGGCATCCGCGAAGTTCCTTACGAAAAGCGTATCGCTGAGATTCCGGTCGACAACAGCACCGGTTCCATCGTTCTCAACCCGGAAAAATGCATAAAATGCGGACGCTGTGCAAAAGTCTGCCAGGACATGCAGGGTGTTTGGGCGCTCGAATTCATCGGGCGCGGAGAAGACACCCGCATTGCTCCGGCAGCGGACGTTACGCTCAACGAAAGCCCCTGCATCAAATGCGGACAGTGCTCTGCCCACTGCCCGGTCGGCGCCATCTACGAAAACGATCAGACCCGGCCGGTGTGGAACGCGCTTGAAGAAGGTGAAAAACACTGTGTGGTTCAGATTGCTCCGGCCGTTCGCGTCGCCATCGGCGAAGCATTCGGTATGGAACCCGGCACCCTGTCCACCGGCAAGCTCTATTCGGCGTTGCGCCGTCTCGGCTTCAACGCCGTGTTTGACACCAACTTCACCGCCGACCTCACCATCCTTGAGGAAGGTTCCGAGTTCGTCAAACGCGTCACAGAAGGCGGCGTCCTGCCGCAGATCACCTCCTGCTGCCCGGCCTGGACCGACTACATGGAAAAATACGCCAATGACTTCATCGACAACTTCTCTACGGCAAAATCGCCGCAGCAGATGCTCGGTGCCATGGCGAAAAGCTACTACGCTGAAAAAGCCGGCGTTGCAGCCAAAGACATGTACGTTGTTTCCATCATGCCCTGCACCGCCAAGAAGTTTGAGGTCTCCCGTGACGACAACATGAGCTCCACCGGATTCCAGGATGTTGATGTTGCCCTCACCACCCGCGAACTTGCCCGTATGATCAAGCAGGCCGGCATCGAATTCACTGAACTGCCGGAAGAAGAAGCCGACAGCCTGCTCGGGGAATACTCCGGAGCCGGAACCATCTTCGGTGTCACCGGCGGTGTTATGGAAGCGGCCCTGCGCTCGGCTTACTACCTCATCACCAAAGAGGATCTCGAAGACGTCAACTTCATCGACTGCCGCGGTCTCGAAGGTGTGAAAGAAGCCGAGATCGACATCAAAGGCACCAAGATCCGCATCGCCATCGCCCACCAGATGGGTAACGTCGAAGCGGTTCTCGACAAAGTGCGTCAAGCCAAAGAAAACGGCGAAGAACTTCCGTGGCACTTCATTGAAGTAATGGCCTGCCGCGGCGGATGCATCGGTGGTGGTGGACAGCCGCACGGCGCGACCGACGAAGTTCGCCTGAAACGCACCGCCGGAATCTATACGGATGATGAAAAATCCGTACAGCGCTGCTCGCACCACAACCCGATGATCACCAAGATCTACGAGGAATTCCTGGGAGAACCGATGAGCCACAAAGCTCACGAGCTGCTTCACACCGGCTATCAGGAACGCGCAGTTTACAAAAAATAA
- a CDS encoding sigma-54-dependent transcriptional regulator, with translation MSDKPVILVVDDEKNTREGLARALKRSYAVHTAESGAAALEILSENHVDVMLSDLRMPVMDGMTLIQRALASSPELVCILLTAYGSMETAVEAMRHGATDFLTKPVNLKELELVLERVLRSRQAETENRQLREQLDSKFGMENIIGNSPQMQEVFDTVRQVAASRATVLIQGESGTGKELVAKAIHQLSSRNKATFVPVHCAALSSTLLESELFGHEKGAFTGATERRKGRFEMADGGTLFLDEIGEIDSSVQVKILRALEERTFERVGGQETVEVDARLVAATNRDLKQMVADGDFREDLFYRLYVVAITLPPLRERVGDIPLLLKHYLDEFNAENGRDIEGFAPEALDLLTSYNWPGNVRELRNVVEQTVVLSRGKRIGARDLPVHIREVSSEGPVVSLGNGTLEDLEKQALMQALKACAGNRTRAAEQLGISRRTLHRKIAEYGFEELK, from the coding sequence ATGAGTGATAAACCAGTGATTCTTGTTGTCGACGATGAGAAAAATACGCGCGAGGGATTGGCGCGGGCGTTAAAGCGGTCGTATGCAGTTCATACGGCAGAGAGCGGTGCTGCTGCGCTGGAGATTCTGAGCGAAAATCATGTGGATGTGATGCTGAGCGATCTGCGTATGCCGGTGATGGATGGCATGACACTGATACAGCGTGCTCTGGCGTCTTCACCCGAGCTGGTTTGTATTCTGCTTACGGCATACGGCAGTATGGAGACGGCGGTGGAGGCGATGCGTCATGGTGCGACGGATTTTTTGACAAAACCGGTGAACCTGAAGGAGCTCGAGCTGGTGCTGGAGCGCGTTTTGCGGTCGCGGCAGGCTGAGACGGAAAATCGCCAGCTCCGTGAACAGCTCGATTCCAAGTTCGGAATGGAAAACATTATCGGCAATTCGCCACAGATGCAGGAGGTGTTCGATACGGTGCGTCAGGTGGCTGCGTCGCGGGCGACGGTTTTGATTCAGGGAGAGAGTGGAACCGGAAAAGAGCTGGTGGCGAAAGCGATTCATCAGCTCAGCAGCCGCAATAAGGCGACATTCGTTCCCGTGCACTGCGCGGCGCTTTCATCGACGCTTCTTGAAAGTGAGCTGTTCGGGCATGAGAAGGGGGCGTTTACCGGAGCTACGGAGCGGCGCAAGGGGCGCTTTGAGATGGCGGACGGCGGGACGCTGTTCCTTGATGAGATCGGAGAAATCGACTCGAGTGTGCAGGTGAAAATCCTGCGTGCGCTGGAAGAGAGAACGTTCGAACGGGTCGGCGGGCAGGAGACTGTAGAGGTGGATGCCCGGCTGGTGGCTGCGACCAATCGGGATTTGAAGCAGATGGTGGCGGATGGCGATTTTCGTGAGGATTTGTTTTATCGCTTGTATGTGGTGGCAATCACTCTCCCGCCGCTTCGTGAGCGGGTTGGCGATATTCCACTGCTTCTGAAGCACTATCTGGATGAGTTTAATGCAGAAAACGGCCGGGATATCGAAGGGTTTGCTCCGGAAGCACTGGATTTGCTGACATCTTACAACTGGCCCGGCAATGTGCGCGAACTGCGTAATGTGGTGGAGCAGACCGTCGTGTTATCCCGTGGGAAGCGGATTGGTGCACGTGACCTTCCTGTGCATATTCGTGAAGTCAGTTCGGAGGGGCCGGTTGTGTCTTTGGGTAATGGTACGCTGGAGGATTTAGAGAAGCAGGCGCTTATGCAGGCCCTGAAGGCCTGTGCCGGCAACCGAACCCGCGCAGCGGAACAGTTGGGGATCAGTCGGAGGACACTGCACCGTAAAATTGCCGAGTACGGGTTTGAGGAACTTAAATGA
- a CDS encoding TM1266 family iron-only hydrogenase system putative regulator has protein sequence MEKRLGFVGIIIEEREANAAAVNELLGRFGSIVVARMGVPYEKRSCSAITLIVDATTDELGVLTGKLGCLPGVSVKSMLSKAK, from the coding sequence ATGGAAAAGAGACTTGGATTTGTCGGAATCATTATTGAGGAACGGGAGGCCAACGCCGCGGCGGTCAACGAACTGCTCGGACGGTTTGGCAGCATCGTCGTTGCCCGTATGGGTGTGCCCTACGAAAAACGCTCCTGCTCCGCCATCACCCTCATCGTCGACGCCACGACCGACGAACTCGGCGTCCTCACCGGCAAACTCGGCTGCCTGCCAGGCGTCTCTGTTAAATCCATGCTGAGCAAAGCAAAATGA
- a CDS encoding NADH-quinone oxidoreductase subunit NuoF has product MAYKNYIMVCTGTGCESSKAGQLYENLNAELKAAGVEEEAQLVKTGCFGFCEQGPIVKILPDETFYVKVKPEDAKEIVAEHIVKGRPVDRLIYKEPSSDKTPVDTDNIGFYRKQFRIVLRNCAVINPEIIDEYIARDGYGALEKALFEMSPDDVLQEIKDSGLRGRGGAGFPTGTKWGFTKGVEADQKYIVCNADEGDPGAYMDRSVLEGDPHSVLEAMAIAGYTVGASKGFIYIRAEYPLAIDRLNLAIAQAKEYGLLGDNILGTDFSFDIELRLGAGAFVCGEETALLASIEGKRGMPIPRPPFPAVKGLWGKPTVINNVETWANIPVILLKGAKWFNSIGTETSKGTKVFALTGKINNSGLIEVPMGTTLREIIFDIGGGIAGGKPFKAAQTGGPSGGCITPQFLDTPIDYESLMSIGSMMGSGGMIVMDEDDCMIDVTKFYLEFTVDESCGKCAPCRIGGRTCYNILDRISKGKGEVEDLQKLKDIGHAMRKASLCGLGQTAPNPVMSTMKYFEDEYKAHIEDNKCPAGKCKDMLSFSINDNCVGCTACARVCPVSCISGEVKQKHVIDQDKCIKCGQCFTKCKFEAIDRA; this is encoded by the coding sequence ATGGCATACAAAAACTACATTATGGTCTGTACCGGCACCGGATGCGAATCCAGTAAGGCCGGACAACTCTACGAAAACCTGAATGCTGAACTCAAAGCCGCTGGTGTTGAGGAAGAAGCTCAGCTCGTTAAAACCGGCTGCTTCGGTTTCTGCGAGCAGGGTCCGATTGTAAAAATCCTCCCCGACGAAACCTTCTACGTAAAGGTCAAGCCGGAGGATGCTAAAGAGATCGTTGCCGAACACATCGTTAAAGGACGTCCGGTTGACCGCCTGATTTACAAAGAACCCTCCTCCGACAAAACTCCGGTCGACACCGACAATATCGGTTTCTATCGCAAACAGTTCCGTATCGTACTGCGCAACTGTGCGGTCATTAATCCGGAAATCATCGATGAATACATCGCTCGCGACGGGTATGGTGCTCTTGAAAAAGCACTGTTCGAAATGAGCCCGGACGATGTTCTTCAGGAAATCAAAGATTCCGGCCTGCGCGGCCGCGGCGGAGCCGGTTTCCCGACCGGCACCAAATGGGGCTTCACCAAAGGGGTTGAAGCCGACCAGAAATACATCGTCTGTAACGCGGACGAAGGGGACCCGGGCGCCTACATGGACCGCTCCGTTCTCGAAGGGGACCCCCACTCCGTTCTCGAAGCCATGGCCATCGCCGGTTATACCGTCGGCGCTTCCAAAGGGTTCATCTACATTCGCGCGGAATACCCGCTCGCCATTGACCGCCTCAACCTGGCGATCGCTCAGGCCAAGGAATACGGCCTGCTCGGCGACAACATTCTCGGCACAGACTTCAGCTTCGATATCGAGCTTCGTCTCGGCGCCGGTGCGTTCGTCTGCGGAGAGGAAACCGCGCTGCTCGCGTCCATCGAAGGAAAACGCGGAATGCCGATTCCCCGTCCGCCCTTCCCGGCTGTTAAAGGTTTGTGGGGCAAACCGACGGTCATTAACAACGTTGAAACCTGGGCCAACATTCCGGTGATCCTTCTGAAAGGCGCCAAATGGTTCAACAGCATCGGAACCGAAACCTCCAAGGGAACCAAAGTGTTCGCTCTGACCGGCAAAATCAACAACTCCGGCCTGATCGAAGTTCCGATGGGCACCACCCTGCGTGAAATCATCTTTGATATCGGCGGCGGCATCGCCGGCGGCAAGCCGTTCAAAGCGGCGCAGACCGGCGGTCCCTCCGGCGGCTGCATCACCCCGCAGTTCCTCGACACCCCAATCGACTACGAAAGCCTGATGTCCATCGGCTCAATGATGGGTTCCGGCGGAATGATCGTGATGGACGAAGACGACTGCATGATCGACGTCACCAAGTTCTACCTCGAATTCACCGTGGATGAATCCTGCGGAAAATGCGCCCCCTGCCGTATCGGCGGACGCACCTGCTACAACATCCTTGACCGCATCAGCAAAGGCAAAGGTGAAGTCGAAGACCTGCAGAAGCTGAAAGACATTGGACACGCCATGCGCAAAGCCTCACTTTGCGGCCTCGGCCAGACGGCACCGAACCCGGTGATGTCCACCATGAAGTACTTCGAGGATGAATACAAAGCCCACATCGAAGACAACAAGTGCCCGGCTGGAAAATGCAAAGACATGCTGTCCTTCAGCATCAACGACAACTGTGTCGGCTGTACCGCCTGCGCACGCGTCTGCCCGGTGAGCTGCATCTCCGGCGAAGTCAAACAGAAGCACGTCATCGATCAGGACAAATGTATCAAGTGTGGCCAGTGCTTCACGAAATGTAAATTTGAGGCCATCGACCGCGCCTAA
- a CDS encoding two-component system sensor histidine kinase NtrB produces MKSRFLDKLIDRLDRMDSDAVQTQFLHLAREKGLLETIFQAIQEGIVVVGSGASIRYANRMAESLFGFKLDDAEGQPIARYIRDIDWEKVLSLDGDEWEKLVRREIEVTYPDHCFVEFYVVPLSTVEEGKQGAVVIFRDVTRDRASAEESLESERMKALTLLAAGVAHEIGNPLNAVTIHLQLMERELEEVADPALRESLAELVDVSKREVHRLDRIITQFLRAIRPSLPDRKPVKMERILDETLELMKHEISNRRILVERKSVKNVPTVPADETQVKQAFFNIIKNALQAMESEGILKISIEVSSRFVSVCFEDNGPGISSEDLGSIYEPYRTTKEEGSGLGLMIVQRILRDHGGEIEISSTPEHGTTFTLHFPRDDVRMALLEAPNTKGEL; encoded by the coding sequence ATGAAATCAAGGTTTTTGGATAAACTGATCGATCGGCTGGATCGGATGGACTCCGATGCGGTTCAGACACAGTTTTTGCATTTGGCACGCGAAAAAGGGCTGTTGGAGACCATTTTTCAGGCGATTCAGGAAGGCATCGTGGTGGTCGGATCGGGTGCAAGCATCCGTTATGCAAACCGTATGGCGGAAAGCCTGTTCGGCTTTAAGCTTGATGATGCAGAGGGGCAGCCGATCGCACGCTACATTCGGGACATTGACTGGGAAAAGGTGTTGAGTCTGGATGGGGATGAGTGGGAGAAGCTGGTCCGCCGGGAAATTGAGGTGACCTATCCTGACCACTGTTTTGTGGAATTTTATGTGGTGCCGCTTTCGACGGTGGAAGAGGGGAAGCAGGGTGCGGTGGTTATTTTCCGTGATGTAACCCGCGACCGAGCCAGCGCCGAGGAATCGCTTGAGTCCGAGAGAATGAAAGCGCTGACGTTACTGGCGGCGGGCGTGGCACACGAGATCGGGAATCCCCTCAATGCGGTGACGATTCACCTTCAGCTGATGGAGCGGGAGCTCGAAGAGGTCGCGGATCCGGCTTTGCGGGAGAGCCTTGCGGAGCTGGTGGATGTTTCCAAACGCGAGGTGCATCGGCTCGACCGGATTATTACACAGTTTCTGCGCGCGATTCGTCCATCCCTGCCGGACCGGAAACCGGTGAAGATGGAGCGGATACTCGATGAGACGCTGGAGCTGATGAAGCACGAAATTTCGAATCGCCGTATTTTGGTGGAGCGTAAGAGTGTAAAGAACGTACCGACGGTGCCGGCGGACGAAACGCAGGTGAAGCAGGCGTTTTTCAATATCATCAAAAATGCGCTGCAGGCGATGGAGAGCGAAGGGATTTTGAAAATTTCGATCGAGGTGAGCTCGCGGTTTGTGAGTGTGTGTTTTGAAGATAACGGTCCGGGGATTTCATCGGAAGATCTGGGATCTATCTATGAGCCTTATCGCACGACGAAAGAGGAGGGGTCGGGGCTTGGCCTGATGATTGTTCAGCGAATCCTGCGCGATCATGGCGGCGAGATTGAAATCAGCTCAACTCCGGAGCACGGCACGACCTTTACGCTGCATTTCCCGCGCGATGATGTGCGAATGGCGCTTTTGGAGGCTCCGAATACAAAGGGTGAGTTATGA
- a CDS encoding lyase family protein yields MKPRIETDQLGEKALPADCPWGIHTARALDNFPIPGKTVSPRLITAYFAVKKACALANKELGYLAPEKADSIITAVDEFQVSSFKLPLSALQGGAGTSTNMMVNELIGLTAGAHPIEEVNLHQSTNDTYPTALKVAAIRGVRDLSEDLAKLQGVFQTLEKTWATLPVLGKTELVDAVPLPLGAQFASFAEAFAHDRWRTFKCEERLRTVNLGGTAIGTGLTAPRSYIFLVIEKLREETGLGLSRAENMIEATANADCFVEVSGILNAAAVNFIKVGDDLRRLAMLGEIRLPAVQAGSSIMPGKVNPVILESIIQIGIKVKANNTIISDCVARGSLQICEFMPLLADALLESIDLLVTASRMLAKHAEEIDADQGKCLERLYASPEIITAFVPMLGYDRCAELFKQFEQLSNGTIREFLEKELGKQTVEKVLSPQNLMSLGHK; encoded by the coding sequence ATGAAACCTCGCATCGAAACAGATCAGCTTGGTGAAAAGGCGCTTCCGGCGGATTGCCCGTGGGGAATCCATACCGCGCGGGCACTGGATAATTTCCCGATCCCAGGAAAAACTGTCAGTCCGCGCCTGATCACTGCATACTTCGCCGTCAAAAAGGCCTGCGCCCTCGCCAACAAAGAGCTTGGCTATCTGGCTCCAGAAAAAGCTGATTCCATCATTACTGCAGTTGACGAGTTTCAGGTTTCGAGTTTCAAGCTTCCCCTCTCTGCTCTTCAGGGAGGCGCCGGCACCTCCACAAACATGATGGTGAATGAACTGATCGGACTCACAGCCGGAGCCCATCCGATCGAAGAAGTCAACCTGCACCAGTCAACCAACGATACTTATCCGACCGCACTCAAGGTCGCAGCCATTCGCGGCGTACGGGACCTGAGCGAAGACCTGGCCAAACTTCAGGGCGTTTTCCAAACCTTGGAAAAAACGTGGGCGACTCTTCCAGTGCTTGGAAAAACCGAACTGGTCGACGCGGTTCCGCTGCCCCTCGGCGCGCAGTTTGCATCCTTTGCCGAAGCGTTCGCCCACGACCGCTGGCGCACCTTTAAATGCGAAGAGCGGTTGCGCACCGTCAACCTCGGTGGAACAGCCATCGGCACCGGTCTGACCGCACCGCGCAGCTATATTTTCCTCGTCATCGAGAAACTGCGCGAAGAGACCGGACTGGGATTGAGCCGCGCGGAAAACATGATCGAAGCAACCGCCAACGCCGACTGCTTCGTCGAAGTCTCCGGAATTCTGAATGCCGCCGCGGTCAATTTCATTAAAGTCGGCGACGACCTGCGCCGACTCGCGATGCTCGGCGAAATCAGACTGCCCGCCGTGCAGGCCGGATCATCCATCATGCCCGGCAAGGTCAATCCGGTGATTCTCGAAAGCATCATTCAGATTGGAATCAAGGTAAAAGCCAACAACACGATCATCAGTGATTGTGTCGCACGCGGGTCTCTGCAGATCTGCGAATTTATGCCGCTGCTGGCCGACGCCCTGCTTGAGTCGATCGACCTGCTGGTTACTGCATCGCGGATGCTGGCCAAACACGCCGAAGAAATTGATGCAGATCAAGGCAAATGTCTGGAACGGCTGTATGCTTCTCCGGAAATCATCACGGCATTTGTTCCAATGCTTGGATACGACCGCTGCGCCGAACTGTTCAAACAGTTTGAACAGCTGAGCAACGGAACCATCCGCGAATTTTTAGAAAAAGAACTGGGGAAACAAACGGTCGAGAAAGTCCTTTCCCCGCAGAACCTGATGTCACTGGGCCATAAATGA
- a CDS encoding putative molybdenum carrier protein, with protein sequence MKISKIVSGGQTGADRAALDAAIACGIPHGGWCPKRRRAEDGPIPLRYNLSETESADYADRTRANVVDSDVTLIFSHGPLRGGSLLTQQFAQEFGRPFVCIDLDEIFPSSEDRGDDDLSVFRILEKNLSDLGDTVLNVAGPRASADPQIYDAVYREVCDILAHFGG encoded by the coding sequence ATGAAAATCTCAAAAATTGTTTCGGGTGGGCAGACCGGGGCGGATCGGGCGGCACTTGATGCGGCAATTGCCTGCGGAATTCCTCATGGCGGCTGGTGCCCGAAGAGGCGCCGCGCGGAAGACGGCCCGATTCCGTTGCGATATAATCTGAGTGAAACCGAATCAGCTGATTATGCTGACCGGACCCGGGCGAATGTTGTCGACTCGGATGTCACATTGATTTTCAGCCACGGTCCGCTGAGGGGCGGATCGCTGTTAACGCAGCAGTTTGCTCAGGAATTTGGAAGGCCGTTTGTATGCATTGATTTGGATGAGATCTTCCCGTCTTCAGAAGACAGGGGCGACGATGACCTTTCGGTTTTCCGGATATTGGAAAAAAATCTTTCAGACCTTGGAGACACAGTGCTGAACGTCGCTGGCCCCCGTGCCTCCGCTGATCCGCAGATCTATGATGCGGTTTATAGAGAAGTTTGTGATATTTTGGCTCATTTTGGCGGTTGA
- a CDS encoding ATP-binding protein — translation MHATLCDLIMDLVQNSVEAGASEVELTVRETGKQIAFSVKDNGKGMSRDVQAKATDPFYSDGKKHAHRRVGLGLPFLFQTADAVGGRATVESEEGRGTLVEFRAAADHVDLPPFGDFAAAATMMISQAGSFELRIAREIDSDRYTLSRTELEETLGDLNDTQNLMLMKTYICSQEEDLRKAG, via the coding sequence GTGCATGCAACACTCTGCGATCTGATCATGGACCTGGTTCAAAACTCTGTTGAGGCGGGAGCCTCCGAGGTTGAACTGACCGTGCGGGAAACCGGGAAACAGATTGCGTTCAGCGTGAAAGACAACGGCAAGGGAATGAGCAGAGACGTTCAGGCAAAGGCAACAGACCCGTTCTACAGCGACGGGAAAAAGCACGCGCATCGTCGCGTTGGCCTAGGTCTGCCCTTTCTGTTCCAGACCGCTGATGCGGTCGGCGGCCGCGCGACAGTTGAAAGCGAAGAAGGCCGCGGAACTCTGGTTGAGTTTCGGGCCGCGGCAGATCATGTGGACCTGCCGCCCTTCGGCGACTTCGCCGCGGCGGCAACGATGATGATCTCGCAGGCTGGCAGCTTCGAGCTGCGAATTGCCCGCGAAATCGACAGCGACCGCTACACGCTTTCACGCACCGAGCTCGAAGAAACCCTCGGGGACCTGAACGACACGCAGAACCTGATGCTGATGAAAACCTATATCTGTTCACAGGAAGAAGATTTAAGAAAGGCAGGATAA
- a CDS encoding redox-sensing transcriptional repressor Rex, producing MKTNEEIINRLIRYRNVLQKMKGLGFARVFSDNLADAVGVSPSLVRKDFSMFELTGNKRGGYQLQTLLDRLSQLLGKDKKQNIIVVGCGKIGRALMNYNGFPRVGIRVVAGFDSEPALLSPDAPIPILHVRKMKQYIADNDIKVAVLTVPEPSAQSILDSLMKANIRGVVNFAPITLKGSESCFIHNINIEQEFEKLFYRIQFAEQQ from the coding sequence ATGAAAACCAATGAAGAGATCATTAACCGGCTGATTCGCTACCGCAATGTGCTTCAGAAAATGAAAGGCCTCGGTTTTGCCCGTGTCTTTTCTGATAATCTGGCCGATGCGGTCGGGGTCTCTCCGTCGCTGGTTCGGAAGGATTTTTCCATGTTCGAGCTGACCGGCAATAAGCGGGGAGGGTATCAGTTGCAAACCCTTTTAGACCGTTTGAGTCAGCTGCTCGGGAAAGACAAGAAACAGAATATTATTGTGGTCGGGTGCGGAAAGATCGGCCGGGCACTCATGAACTACAATGGATTTCCAAGGGTTGGAATCCGCGTGGTTGCCGGGTTCGACAGCGAGCCCGCCTTGCTTTCGCCTGATGCGCCGATCCCGATCCTTCATGTGAGAAAGATGAAGCAGTACATTGCCGATAACGATATTAAGGTTGCGGTTTTGACTGTTCCCGAGCCGTCTGCGCAATCCATTCTCGACTCGCTCATGAAAGCGAACATTCGCGGCGTCGTAAACTTTGCTCCTATTACCTTAAAGGGTAGCGAGTCGTGCTTTATTCACAACATCAACATTGAGCAGGAGTTTGAAAAACTCTTTTACCGTATTCAGTTTGCCGAGCAGCAATGA
- a CDS encoding (2Fe-2S) ferredoxin domain-containing protein — protein MAKLTLDDLRKLRDEKKQAMNQRDAEGKTAQVIIGMGTCGIAAGAKAAFDAFLDEMDKTGVTHATIKQTGCMGLCFSEPTVEVKMEGMPDVVYGNVDEDTARRIVRDHLKNKTLVSDHIFDKPSTDIIKD, from the coding sequence ATGGCTAAGCTGACACTGGACGATTTGCGCAAACTGCGCGATGAAAAGAAACAGGCGATGAACCAGCGCGATGCAGAAGGCAAAACTGCGCAGGTAATTATCGGAATGGGAACCTGCGGCATTGCGGCCGGCGCAAAAGCTGCATTTGACGCATTTCTCGACGAAATGGATAAAACGGGCGTCACCCATGCGACCATCAAACAAACCGGCTGTATGGGACTGTGCTTCTCCGAACCGACCGTGGAAGTCAAAATGGAAGGCATGCCCGATGTGGTTTACGGAAACGTCGACGAAGACACCGCCCGCCGCATTGTTCGCGACCACCTGAAAAACAAGACACTGGTCAGCGATCACATTTTTGACAAACCCTCAACAGACATCATCAAGGACTAA
- a CDS encoding NADH-quinone oxidoreductase subunit NuoE family protein, whose product MSENTLPAELTGFISEWKDKPGNLIMVLHKVQEHFGYIPRETAFEVADLLDVPVAKIYGVITFYHLFKLNKPGRNQIAVCMGTACYLKGGEDLILELERLLGVGLNTVTADGEFSVEAVRCIGCCGLAPVMTVNGEVFGNVKTKELKGILERFEG is encoded by the coding sequence ATGTCTGAGAATACATTACCGGCCGAACTGACCGGATTTATCAGTGAATGGAAAGATAAGCCGGGCAACCTGATTATGGTTCTACACAAAGTGCAGGAACACTTTGGATACATTCCGCGTGAAACCGCTTTTGAAGTGGCAGACCTGCTGGATGTTCCAGTTGCCAAAATCTACGGAGTAATCACCTTTTACCACCTGTTCAAACTCAACAAGCCGGGACGCAATCAGATTGCGGTCTGCATGGGGACCGCCTGTTACCTCAAAGGCGGCGAGGATCTGATCCTCGAACTCGAACGCCTTCTGGGTGTGGGTCTCAATACCGTAACCGCCGATGGTGAATTCTCCGTTGAAGCGGTCCGCTGCATCGGCTGCTGCGGCCTGGCTCCGGTGATGACCGTCAACGGCGAAGTATTCGGTAACGTAAAGACCAAAGAACTCAAAGGAATCCTGGAACGCTTCGAAGGCTAA